The following are from one region of the Sandaracinus amylolyticus genome:
- a CDS encoding UTP--glucose-1-phosphate uridylyltransferase, with protein MAQESHAHDSIDAPTRELLQRFGWDTESFEALRARLRAGAAESDNHIRGRVAPPEAGDIITLPAPGSAARKALEARGREALRTGLVGAVVLAGGMATRFGGVVKAGVEAVEGRTFLDLKLSDVARLAEREDARIPIYVMTSFATHDEVEHLSRALETPRAPVRCFPQYISLRLAPDGSLFHEPSDGTLSPYAPGHGDLSFALRRAGLLQDFVQKGGRLLYMSNVDNLGATLDPAVIGAHLESGKQITAEVVRKEKGDKGGAPARVDGAAQIVESFRFPDAFDQDSIPVFNTNSFVLDATTLDRDFPLTWFVVRKKVEGAEAIQFERLVGELTAFLPTSFLEVERHGADGRFQPVKDPPELEHRRAEITALLRARGVL; from the coding sequence ATGGCTCAAGAGTCCCACGCCCACGATTCGATCGACGCCCCGACGCGCGAGCTGCTTCAACGCTTCGGCTGGGACACCGAGAGCTTCGAGGCGCTGCGCGCACGTCTGCGCGCCGGTGCCGCGGAGTCCGACAACCACATCCGCGGTCGCGTCGCACCGCCCGAGGCGGGCGACATCATCACACTCCCTGCGCCGGGTAGTGCCGCGCGGAAGGCGCTCGAGGCCCGTGGGCGCGAGGCGCTGCGCACTGGGCTGGTGGGCGCGGTCGTGCTCGCGGGCGGGATGGCGACGCGCTTCGGCGGCGTGGTGAAGGCGGGCGTCGAGGCGGTCGAGGGCCGCACGTTCCTCGACCTCAAGCTCTCCGACGTCGCGCGGCTCGCGGAGCGCGAGGACGCGCGCATCCCGATCTACGTGATGACCAGCTTCGCGACGCACGACGAGGTCGAGCACCTCTCGCGCGCGCTCGAGACCCCGCGCGCGCCGGTGCGCTGCTTCCCGCAGTACATCTCGCTGCGCCTCGCGCCCGACGGCTCGCTCTTCCACGAGCCCAGCGACGGAACGCTCTCGCCCTACGCCCCCGGCCACGGCGATCTCAGCTTCGCGCTGCGCCGCGCCGGTCTGCTCCAGGACTTCGTGCAGAAGGGCGGTCGCCTGCTCTACATGTCGAACGTCGACAACCTCGGCGCGACGCTCGATCCCGCGGTGATCGGCGCGCACCTCGAGTCGGGCAAGCAGATCACCGCCGAGGTGGTGCGCAAGGAGAAGGGCGACAAGGGCGGCGCGCCCGCGCGCGTCGACGGGGCCGCGCAGATCGTCGAGTCCTTCCGCTTCCCCGACGCGTTCGATCAGGACTCGATCCCGGTCTTCAACACGAACTCGTTCGTGCTCGACGCGACCACGCTCGACCGCGACTTCCCGCTCACGTGGTTCGTCGTGCGCAAGAAGGTCGAGGGCGCAGAGGCGATCCAGTTCGAGCGCCTCGTCGGCGAGCTCACCGCGTTCCTGCCGACGTCGTTCCTCGAGGTGGAGCGCCACGGCGCGGACGGCCGCTTCCAGCCGGTGAAGGACCCGCCCGAGCTCGAGCATCGCCGCGCGGAGATCACCGCCCTGCTGCGCGCACGCGGCGTGCTCTGA
- the rlmN gene encoding 23S rRNA (adenine(2503)-C(2))-methyltransferase RlmN encodes MSAPPSLPRPELSPPAHPLERLPEEWAAVLEAWGEPKYRGLQVFRWLHQRGVFDAEQMTDLPKSLRRKLAEESLVPPLSIAQAHESEDGTRKLLVSLPDERTVETVLIPMKSTQPGDGYTPEEDPDDEPTSAWVTQCISSQVGCAMACTFCASGIAGFKRHLSAAEIVGQVLAGRAQLEASGERVRNVVFMGMGEPLHNYAAVARALTLLCHPDGLGLSKRRVTVSTSGLVPEIDRLGTEFGGQVQLAISLHATSDERRSEVMPINKKYPLAELLAALKRYPLPKRRRITIEYTLIEGVNASIADAKALAKLLRGIPVKVNLIPMNAVDDNPLRAPSWESVDAFQETLRGQGVPNFVRRRKGDDIAAACGQLALRGEKKKVRVPLPTVRS; translated from the coding sequence ATGTCCGCCCCGCCGTCTCTCCCTCGCCCCGAGCTCTCGCCTCCCGCGCATCCCCTCGAGCGCTTGCCCGAGGAGTGGGCCGCGGTGCTGGAGGCGTGGGGCGAGCCGAAGTATCGCGGGCTCCAGGTCTTCCGCTGGCTCCATCAGCGCGGCGTGTTCGACGCCGAGCAGATGACCGATCTCCCGAAGTCCCTCCGCCGCAAGCTCGCCGAGGAATCGCTCGTCCCTCCGCTCTCGATCGCGCAGGCCCACGAGAGCGAGGACGGCACCCGCAAGCTGCTCGTCTCGCTCCCCGACGAGCGCACCGTCGAGACCGTGCTCATCCCGATGAAGAGCACGCAGCCCGGCGACGGCTACACGCCCGAAGAAGATCCCGACGACGAGCCCACCAGCGCGTGGGTCACCCAGTGCATCTCCTCGCAGGTCGGCTGCGCGATGGCGTGCACGTTCTGCGCGTCCGGCATCGCCGGCTTCAAGCGTCACCTCAGCGCCGCGGAGATCGTCGGCCAGGTGCTCGCGGGTCGCGCCCAGCTCGAGGCGAGCGGCGAGCGCGTGCGCAACGTCGTCTTCATGGGCATGGGCGAGCCGCTGCACAACTACGCGGCGGTCGCGCGCGCGCTCACGCTGCTCTGCCATCCCGATGGGCTCGGCCTCAGCAAGCGTCGCGTCACCGTGTCGACGAGCGGGCTCGTGCCCGAGATCGATCGCCTCGGCACCGAGTTCGGCGGCCAGGTGCAGCTCGCGATCTCGCTGCACGCGACCAGCGACGAGCGGCGCAGCGAGGTGATGCCGATCAACAAGAAGTACCCGCTCGCCGAGCTCCTCGCCGCGCTGAAGCGCTACCCGCTCCCGAAGCGCCGCCGGATCACGATCGAGTACACGCTGATCGAAGGCGTCAACGCGTCCATCGCCGACGCCAAGGCGCTCGCGAAGCTGCTCCGCGGCATCCCGGTGAAGGTCAACCTCATCCCGATGAACGCGGTCGACGACAACCCCCTGCGTGCGCCGAGCTGGGAGAGCGTCGACGCGTTCCAGGAGACGCTGCGAGGGCAGGGCGTGCCCAACTTCGTGCGTCGCCGCAAGGGCGACGACATCGCCGCGGCGTGCGGACAGCTCGCGCTGCGCGGCGAGAAGAAGAAGGTCCGCGTCCCGCTGCCGACCGTGCGCTCCTGA
- a CDS encoding 2,3,4,5-tetrahydropyridine-2,6-dicarboxylate N-succinyltransferase, producing the protein MSTSHDAPDPTSLRPLIEAAFADRSKLHDTAHRVAVLDAIAALDEGRLRVANPPGEGGEWTVNAWVKQAVLLYFAVRGMERIEVGPFEFHDKIPLKHGLDEAGVRVVPPGVARYGAHLEKGVVLMPGYVNIGAWVGAGTMVDTWATVGSCAQIGRDVHLSGGVGIGGVLEPPGARPVIVEDGCFVGSRAIVVEGVHVEREAVIGANVVLTASTPIVDVTGEKPVETRGRIPARSVVIPGTRPKKFPAGEYGVPCALIIGKRTESTDKKTSLNAALRDFGVAV; encoded by the coding sequence ATGTCGACGAGCCACGACGCACCCGATCCGACCTCGCTGCGCCCGCTGATCGAGGCCGCTTTCGCCGACCGGTCGAAGCTGCACGACACCGCGCATCGCGTCGCGGTGCTCGACGCGATCGCCGCGCTCGACGAGGGACGCCTGCGCGTGGCGAATCCGCCGGGCGAGGGCGGCGAGTGGACGGTGAACGCGTGGGTGAAGCAGGCGGTGCTGCTCTACTTCGCGGTTCGCGGGATGGAGCGCATCGAGGTCGGGCCCTTCGAGTTCCACGACAAGATCCCGCTCAAGCACGGGCTCGACGAGGCGGGCGTGCGCGTGGTGCCGCCCGGGGTCGCGCGCTACGGCGCGCACCTCGAGAAGGGCGTCGTGCTGATGCCCGGCTACGTGAACATCGGCGCGTGGGTCGGCGCGGGCACGATGGTCGACACCTGGGCGACGGTCGGCTCGTGCGCGCAGATCGGGCGCGACGTGCATCTCTCGGGCGGCGTCGGCATCGGCGGCGTGCTCGAGCCGCCCGGTGCGCGTCCGGTGATCGTCGAGGACGGCTGCTTCGTCGGCTCGCGCGCGATCGTGGTGGAGGGCGTGCACGTCGAGCGCGAGGCGGTGATCGGCGCGAACGTCGTGCTCACCGCGTCGACGCCGATCGTCGACGTCACCGGCGAGAAGCCGGTCGAGACGCGGGGTCGGATCCCGGCGCGCTCGGTGGTGATCCCGGGGACCCGCCCGAAGAAGTTCCCGGCGGGCGAGTACGGCGTGCCGTGCGCGCTGATCATCGGAAAGCGCACGGAGAGCACCGACAAGAAGACGTCGCTCAACGCTGCGCTGCGGGACTTCGGCGTGGCGGTCTGA
- a CDS encoding CsbD family protein produces the protein MAHNQTNRGEGSAKELGGKIKKTVGKLTGNERMEAEGHAKELEGKTQKEAAKAAERAKGAGQELIGKAKNRVGQVIDDEQMAAEGKAKELEGTARQNMNKPS, from the coding sequence ATGGCGCACAACCAGACCAACCGCGGCGAGGGTTCCGCCAAGGAGCTCGGCGGCAAGATCAAGAAGACCGTCGGCAAGCTGACCGGCAACGAGCGCATGGAGGCCGAGGGCCACGCGAAGGAGCTCGAGGGCAAGACGCAGAAGGAGGCTGCGAAGGCCGCCGAGCGCGCGAAGGGCGCGGGCCAGGAGCTGATCGGCAAGGCGAAGAACCGCGTCGGTCAGGTGATCGACGACGAGCAGATGGCTGCCGAGGGCAAGGCGAAGGAGCTCGAGGGCACCGCTCGCCAGAACATGAACAAGCCGAGCTGA